The segment ggaggtgaagaggaattatgtaaagactttgctaacaagatgcaggaagaatttgaaatgtctatgattggagagataaaaaaatttctaggtttggaaatttctcaaacagataaaggtatattcatatgtcaaacaaaatacttgaaggaacttttgaagaaatttggaatggaaaactccaaaccggtaagcactcctatgactacaacagataaattgacattaaaggatgattcagctcctataaatccaacaaggtacaaatctatgattggaggattattgtatttgacacaaaccagacctgatataatgaatgcagtgtgtattgtttctatatttcaaaccaatcctaaagaaaatcatgaatcaacagtaaaaaagatttttcggtacctacaaggcacaacaaatcttcgtTTATGgcatcctaaggatgaaaattttgaattatgtgcatatacagatgtaaattgggcacgagatgtagatgatagaaatagtactactggcggtgcattctttcttgccagaaggttaatttcatggatcaataagaagcaAACctatacatcattatctacagcagaagcaaaatatgttgtagcagcaactaattgcccTCAGGTATCATGGAtcaatcaaatgttgaaggatatcaaggtaaaatgcaaagaaccgataattattcattgtgataattcagcaacaattgatatatcaaagaatctggtatttcactctaaaacaaagcatgtctctattaagtacaattttctaaaagagaatgttgaagcaaatgaagtgagattggtttatgtgaataccaaagagcaaattgtagatagttttacaaagcctttgcctaaggaaacatttgaatatctcagagagcagcttggggtgatttccccactggcagagacttgaatgatgaagattggcatcaaactgtcAGAGactaacagaaaaatatttttccggttttaatgaaggagagctactactcagggggagtagttagttgtatgttatgttttgattcttaattgctttggcatttgatgtcaaagggggagagatatctgtgGAAAAAATTTGTACATTGGGCAGAGATGAACATTCTACttagagagatgtattttggttttgatttttggtattgatctattttgggagattgttggtttattggtatttggcattctatttttgggacttagatgtttttccatctagtgttgccatcaattccaaagggggagattgttggtattatggatgactttgtcatgtgttgtattggttttgtcattgatgtcaacacttatctttctagaggtctacattgttgatttggcactctggttatattggtttattgttgaactgacacattgtggtcccgacatggatattggattatgcacaatcaccgatatatgcTTCACCAATAGGATATATGTTTCACCAGCAGCTTGGGAAGTTGATGATGACCTGTTATCATCTGgggatcatttggttatgttgaagacatggattcaATGTTTGGAATTGGTGTTTTGCTTAATTGTCTAATTGAattcacatattttcctttactGATAGAGAAGTGtaggttatgaaccggtacaaTATATCatcttctagatcagcacgacacattttgggaatggtttattgattggataatgtgtaaatttattgagccgacatattgtatcacatcaagacttatttgtaattgattttaatgtaatatctttagtgagccgaacttatcatttggtcttaggttttgtataaataattgtaagatcttattgaagatcatattatgagtgtgtgcgaatattgaagatcattgtagagcaaaaataagcagatccttatgTGAATCACGctgatattatctgaaggttgaaggaaatgttatgaaggtatttggcactcatggtcagagattaaaccggtactgaatccagcattgcagatgctatattaaagcagtacattgttattggatttaaccatccaattgtagtcagtgtgactcctattttgtgattgagcaatgagctctaggtggttggcctttctgcatgtgcagaccccattattgtattcacttactatctacagtagtatcatctaattgtgggtaaggtttcccaccatggtttttccccttacagggtttccacatcaaaatctatgtgtcatgtgttgtggatgttggttctctttccatttcatgcattaagttataccggtactgctataactgttaaccTATTTTACTgggattaagtttgttttaccgacactaagtttcaagttggaataattggttttgagttgtaatttattgacaactaattcacccccctcttagttgtcctttctGGTTCCTAATAGGAACCTCTTTTCCCCAATCGGtagaaatgttgcttagcaactttttacaattttgcaTAATTGACACTTTTGATGTGGCAAAGTCCCTAATGGACTTTTtagacctatcctaggcctaaaacTACTCAAATCAACCTATCAACATGCTTCCTACATATTatgaaccccatggcctaatttcgtctctaggtttataaatgaccttagagccaattggccttacaaatgggttcCTTATTACATCAAGAGGATCCAAACCGATCCAACACACCAACCTAGGATCTAAAACCTATTTAGCACTCAAacaacaaatggaatcaagagggtgccctacacccaaggatgcaatgtATGCATGGATGATTATACTATATGGTATGATTTATGATATAAAATTGTATGATATGCATTGACAgatttgtgatgcaggatgggATGATGTTATGATGTTTATGATTCGTATGTATGCTTATGTGATGTCATGGATGTATGGATGCATAATGATATGATTGGACGTATGGATTATTTACTAAACTATTTgtgatttgtaatgtccccactttagcagttgaccaagcatatgtgcgttagcctagctctacatggtcttgagggctaacgaagggtttaaagggatcctagagtgttttggcctagtcatttctagttcaggccaaaacggagttgatttacttagtttcaagcatacttactatttttagtaagtcaatagGACACAATGGAGGCTAGTtctggtgattggattcgatactccttggTGAGAGCTTTCTGACAAGTTATCAATCGCACTATTTGGAGTCTGATTGCtagtatattttaatgcctgaagtgttattaaagtaacatttaatttaattataaaatattaaagtgttactttaatatttattttatggggatgtgtgcaaatcccGCATCCAAGGGAGACAtgagtgaatattttaatatgcttTATATTgtacatgttttatcccacattgcttaagtgagttgggtcgacccttggagaaagaataaaaggaagcttttgtggcttcattcaacatgttgaatttgagaagaaattgatgtgtgagttgtagatcctttcttggcattagaggacgtctatcctctcgtgtgacattctagacgtcattcccttggggtttggcctttggaatccagtGCTTTTAGCTTCATTaataggcagattgggtgcattctgggtgcatttccagctacacGTAGCAAGACTATTTGGGTGTATTTCTAGCTACAGGCCGCAACACTATTCACGTGGGCACTATTCACATGGTACTATTCATGTGGGCACTATTCATGTGGCACTATTCACATGGCACTATTCACACAACACTATTCACATAGCACTATTCATGTCATTGTAGCAACAAGATTGGAAAACATTTGATGAAGCATtattgctggagtatttagtgagttgaaaaatctgctatgtatttgattaattctgaaaataatatcatatcagtagTAGTTCAATTTCtagttgcatattattgtagtttcattcttattcatattctgtgatttcaattcaatgtaaaacaaaccaacatttcatttacggagccataagggaatttaaaacattaaacggagaaataaggagttggatgcaaactatttgataaaattcctagcagcagttggtatggtttttgggcattcTGGGGtgcccattacagtggtatcagagcttgtttttcCTGCCATCCTGTGAGGGTTTCATGCGTCTAGCACATCAGTATTACTTGAGGAGAAATAGGTCAAACACAAACCTACAGAATTCaccagagattgaagaggagggtaACCCTTTTTCAGCACCAGCCATGGGTGACAGAGATGGGGAAAGGGGAGAACCTAGCACTAGGGAGATGCTCAGTGATCTTGCTAGGGGTCAGAGGGAGCTCTAGGCTACATTGCAACAAATGGCTATAGCATTTACACAACATTTGACGAGAGCAGATCAAGGCAATAATGCCAACCGAGGTAATAATGGCAACCAAGGTAATAATACCAATCAGGGTAATAATGCTAATCAGGGAGGTGGACAGGGTAATGGAGGTAATGGAGATGCATCGGCTAACAGGGGAACCAGGACATATGCTAGAGCAAGTTCTTCTACTATGAGACCACTCATGCCACAGTTTCCTCCGAGACAGAATGACCAGAATAATGTCGGTCCTACAGAGCAAGAGATTCAAAATATGATTATGGATGATTGGAGGGACTCTAGCCTTGAGCTATAGGCTGAGATGACATTCAGGGAATATATGGATGTTAGACTCAAGAATATGCCCATGAGAGGAAACTGACAACATaattatgagatgaggaagaagttgGGAAAGTTGTCTATTCCCTACTATGATG is part of the Cryptomeria japonica chromosome 10, Sugi_1.0, whole genome shotgun sequence genome and harbors:
- the LOC131041767 gene encoding uncharacterized protein LOC131041767: MAIAFTQHLTRADQGNNANRGNNGNQGNNTNQGNNANQGGGQGNGGNGDASANRGTRTYARASSSTMRPLMPQFPPRQNDQNNVGPTEQEIQNMIMDDWRDSSLEL